Proteins from a genomic interval of Oncorhynchus kisutch isolate 150728-3 linkage group LG28, Okis_V2, whole genome shotgun sequence:
- the adgrg4b gene encoding adhesion G-protein coupled receptor G4 isoform X1 translates to MIACTTISIPQDKPILRAEFDANRFDCLVHLNVIPSSDVSTVQKQVSHLLNTPHNVGYLTLMANPKSIQVNAVEDFPPATVNPPIVMATGTSSDTATDLIVTTGGELSDIYFEVDVNVTLTGFCIHPELTIITWLHVTLPDEMSVLTFQLLGKAYRHGCRFQMRVTTSSSQEETRTRIRTLLERTYTNGTITMENKPNDINIRHIPPGSCPEHRHQTRQGLFVWPGTWAPRTATLPCQGDTSKTASRLCLLGFPIHWGVPDLHQCPFVVETIPDLDNIDVTPENAMDVVEMIEGLLKDHPDLNCTELSTILKKLKNIVFISCMTPPLGEAIINIISDILESKSYLQHVTNQILDITEMVGDKMSCFDQTNYTLVASAMAISVVDVDLGQFQVLTFGVSSAAEGLSPEIYINKDPFKGTVAFISLPSALKYRFPQHSGAQPRVQFQFYGVPTLFMNNPDGKILNTYVVSASVTNASGPIKDLEEDVEVTLHHLTSNPLGKEVQCVYWDFNQNEGRGGWEQHGCRKHNTSADYTTCLCDHLTHFGVLLDVSRTQIDIPNEEILTIITHLGCGVSSVFLGITVLTYTAFEKLRRDYPSKILINLSLALLGLNMVFLVNSWLSSFGSYGLCVAVASALHYFLLASFTWMGLEAVHMYFALVKVFNVYVPSYILKFCSLGWGIPLAICCVVLVVKRESYGSSLGSESMEPLDNSEAFCWIQDEVAFYVSVVGYILLVMLCNMAIFMVVLVQIRHMRVNQPAGIHSGLLLQDLKGVSSLTFLLGLTWTVAFFAWGPAKVPFLYLFCVLNSLQGFFIFLFHCLMKENVRKQWRIHLCFGRFRLQDYSEWSQTFTVGAKSRPNPLVRMPSVRSIKSSATESTSASSDSSQRQVSIRRPNLNLVYENNLALPLVQRNSTPLPHKSASFPEEGHCEGPSWQDGSHPRHRLPIP, encoded by the exons ATGATAGCATGTACTACAATTTCAATTCCCCAGGACAAACCAATATTGCGGGCTGAATTTGATGCAAACCG CTTTGACTGCCTGGTCCACCTCAACGTGATCCCCAGCTCTGATGTCAGTACAGTGCAGAAACAGGTCTCTCATTTGCTGAACACACCTCACAACGTCGGATATCTCACGCTAATGGCTAACCCCAAGAGCATCCAAGTGAACGCTGTAG AGGACTTCCCCCCTGCCACAGTCAATCCTCCCATTGTCATGGCCACTGGAACCTCTTCTGACACAGCCACAGACCTTATTGTCACGACTGGTGGCGAACTCTCAG ACATATATTTTGAAGTTGATGTGAACGTGACCCTTACTGGGTTCTGTATCCATCCGGAACTGACAATCATTACCTGG CTGCATGTCACTCTACCTGATGAGATGTCTGTTCTGACCTTCCAGCTTTTGGGAAAGGCATACAG ACACGGCTGTCGATTCCAGATGCGGGTGACAACGTCATCAAGTCAAGAGGAGACAAGGACACGGATCCGTACCCTCCTGGAGAGGACATACACCAATGGCACTATAACCATGGAAAACAAGCCCAACGACATTAACATCCGTCATATAC CGCCAGGGAGTTGTCCTGAGCACcgacaccagaccagacagggcCTGTTTGTGTGGCCAGGCACCTGGGCCCCCCGGACTGCCACGCTGCCATGTCAGGGAGACACCAGCAAGACAGCTAGCCGGCTCTG TCTGTTGGGTTTTCCAATCCATTGGGGCGTCCCAGATCTGCACCAGTGCCCGTTTGTGGTTGAGACCATTCCAGACCTAGACAACATTGATGTCACTCCTG AGAATGCTATGGATGTGGTGGAGATGATAGAGGGCCTGCTGAAAGACCATCCAGACCTCAACTGCACTGAACTGAGCACCATTCTGAAGAAACTCAAAAACATTGTTTTCATCAGCTGTATGACCCCACCTCTGGGCGAAGCAATCATCAACATCATCTCAGACATCTTGGAGTCTAAGAGCTACCTGCAGCATGTCACCAACCA AATACTGGACATTACAGAGATGGTTGGCGACAAGATGTCTTGTTTTGACCAGACAAATTACACTTTGGTTGCTTCTGCGATGGCAATCTCCGTGGTGGACGTAGACCTGGGCCAGTTTCAGGTCCTCACTTTTGGCGTCTCGTCTGCTGCAGAGGGCCTAAGCCCCGAG ATTTATATCAACAAGGATCCGTTCAAAGGGACTGTTGCATTCATCTCCCTACCCTCAGCCTTGAAGTACAGATTTCCTCAACACAGTGGAGCCCAGCCGCGGGTTCAGTTTCAGTTTTATGGAGTCCCAACTCTCTTCATG AACAACCCGGATGGGAAGATCCTGAACACTTATGTGGTCTCAGCCAGTGTCACCAATGCCAGTGGCCCCATCAAGGAcctagaggaggatgtagaggtgACACTACATCACTTGACGTCCAATCCA CTTGGCAAGGAGGTGCAGTGTGTCTACTGGGACTTCAATCAAAATG AAGGAAGGGGAGGATGGGAACAGCATGGATGCAGGAAGCACAACACCAGTGCTGACTATACCACATGCCTGTGTGACCACCTCACTCATTTTGGAGTACTTCTG GATGTATCCAGGACTCAAATCGACATACCAAATGAGGAAATTCTGACCATCATCACTCATCTGGGCTGCGGTGTGTCCTCCGTCTTCCTGGGAATCACTGTGTTGACATACACAGCATTTGA GAAGCTCCGCAGAGACTACCCATCCAAGATCCTCATTAACTTGTCTCTGGCGCTGCTGGGGCTCAACATGGTTTTCCTGGTCAACTCCTGGCTCTCCTCCTTTGGCAGCTATGGGCTTTGTGTGGCGGTGGCTTCCGCACTGCACTATTTCCTACTGGCCTCTTTCACCTGGATGGGCCTGGAGGCTGTGCACATGTACTTTGCCTTGGTCAAAGTCTTCAATGTTTATGTGCCCTCATACATCCTCAAGTTCTGCTCCCTAGGATGGG GAATCCCTCTGGCTATATGCTGCGTAGTTCTGGTTGTGAAGAGAGAGTCCTACGGCAGCTCCCTCGGCAGTGAGTCCATGGAACCACTAGATAACTCTGAGGCGTT CTGCTGGATCCAGGATGAAGTGGCTTTCTATGTGTCTGTGGTGGGCTACATTCTACTAGTGATGCTGTGCAACATGGCTATCTTCATGGTGGTCCTGGTCCAGATCCGCCACATGCGGGTCAATCAGCCGGCTGGCATCCACAGCGGCCTCCTTCTGCAGGACCTGAAGGGTGTTTCCAGTCTCACCTTCCTGCTGGGTCTCACCTGGACTGTGGCTTTCTTCGCCTGGGGGCCAGCCAAGGTTCCCTTCCTCTACCTCTTCTGTGTCCTCAACAGTCTGCAAG GGTTCTTTATATTTCTGTTCCATTGTCTGATGAAGGAGAATGTGAGAAAACAATGGAGAATCCATTTGTGCTTTGGCCGCTTCAGACTCCAAGACTACTCTG AGTGGAGCCAGACTTTTACAGTTGGTGCCAAATCCAGACCTAACCCTCTGGTGCGCATGCCCTCAGTGAGGTCCATCAAGTCCAGTGCCACAGAAAGCACCTCAGCCTCCTCCGACTCCAGTCAACGACAGGTCTCCATCAGAAGACCTAACTTGA ACCTTGTGTATGAGAATAACTTGGCACTACCACTTGTCCAACGTAACTCCACTCCTCTACCTCACAAAAGTGCCTCTTTCCCAGAGGAGGGGCACTGCGAGGGGCCCTCTTGGCAAGACGGATCTCACCCAAGACATCGGCTACCCATTCCTTAA
- the adgrg4b gene encoding adhesion G-protein coupled receptor G4 isoform X2, whose protein sequence is MANPKSIQVNAVEDFPPATVNPPIVMATGTSSDTATDLIVTTGGELSDIYFEVDVNVTLTGFCIHPELTIITWLHVTLPDEMSVLTFQLLGKAYRHGCRFQMRVTTSSSQEETRTRIRTLLERTYTNGTITMENKPNDINIRHIPPGSCPEHRHQTRQGLFVWPGTWAPRTATLPCQGDTSKTASRLCLLGFPIHWGVPDLHQCPFVVETIPDLDNIDVTPENAMDVVEMIEGLLKDHPDLNCTELSTILKKLKNIVFISCMTPPLGEAIINIISDILESKSYLQHVTNQILDITEMVGDKMSCFDQTNYTLVASAMAISVVDVDLGQFQVLTFGVSSAAEGLSPEIYINKDPFKGTVAFISLPSALKYRFPQHSGAQPRVQFQFYGVPTLFMNNPDGKILNTYVVSASVTNASGPIKDLEEDVEVTLHHLTSNPLGKEVQCVYWDFNQNEGRGGWEQHGCRKHNTSADYTTCLCDHLTHFGVLLDVSRTQIDIPNEEILTIITHLGCGVSSVFLGITVLTYTAFEKLRRDYPSKILINLSLALLGLNMVFLVNSWLSSFGSYGLCVAVASALHYFLLASFTWMGLEAVHMYFALVKVFNVYVPSYILKFCSLGWGIPLAICCVVLVVKRESYGSSLGSESMEPLDNSEAFCWIQDEVAFYVSVVGYILLVMLCNMAIFMVVLVQIRHMRVNQPAGIHSGLLLQDLKGVSSLTFLLGLTWTVAFFAWGPAKVPFLYLFCVLNSLQGFFIFLFHCLMKENVRKQWRIHLCFGRFRLQDYSEWSQTFTVGAKSRPNPLVRMPSVRSIKSSATESTSASSDSSQRQVSIRRPNLNLVYENNLALPLVQRNSTPLPHKSASFPEEGHCEGPSWQDGSHPRHRLPIP, encoded by the exons ATGGCTAACCCCAAGAGCATCCAAGTGAACGCTGTAG AGGACTTCCCCCCTGCCACAGTCAATCCTCCCATTGTCATGGCCACTGGAACCTCTTCTGACACAGCCACAGACCTTATTGTCACGACTGGTGGCGAACTCTCAG ACATATATTTTGAAGTTGATGTGAACGTGACCCTTACTGGGTTCTGTATCCATCCGGAACTGACAATCATTACCTGG CTGCATGTCACTCTACCTGATGAGATGTCTGTTCTGACCTTCCAGCTTTTGGGAAAGGCATACAG ACACGGCTGTCGATTCCAGATGCGGGTGACAACGTCATCAAGTCAAGAGGAGACAAGGACACGGATCCGTACCCTCCTGGAGAGGACATACACCAATGGCACTATAACCATGGAAAACAAGCCCAACGACATTAACATCCGTCATATAC CGCCAGGGAGTTGTCCTGAGCACcgacaccagaccagacagggcCTGTTTGTGTGGCCAGGCACCTGGGCCCCCCGGACTGCCACGCTGCCATGTCAGGGAGACACCAGCAAGACAGCTAGCCGGCTCTG TCTGTTGGGTTTTCCAATCCATTGGGGCGTCCCAGATCTGCACCAGTGCCCGTTTGTGGTTGAGACCATTCCAGACCTAGACAACATTGATGTCACTCCTG AGAATGCTATGGATGTGGTGGAGATGATAGAGGGCCTGCTGAAAGACCATCCAGACCTCAACTGCACTGAACTGAGCACCATTCTGAAGAAACTCAAAAACATTGTTTTCATCAGCTGTATGACCCCACCTCTGGGCGAAGCAATCATCAACATCATCTCAGACATCTTGGAGTCTAAGAGCTACCTGCAGCATGTCACCAACCA AATACTGGACATTACAGAGATGGTTGGCGACAAGATGTCTTGTTTTGACCAGACAAATTACACTTTGGTTGCTTCTGCGATGGCAATCTCCGTGGTGGACGTAGACCTGGGCCAGTTTCAGGTCCTCACTTTTGGCGTCTCGTCTGCTGCAGAGGGCCTAAGCCCCGAG ATTTATATCAACAAGGATCCGTTCAAAGGGACTGTTGCATTCATCTCCCTACCCTCAGCCTTGAAGTACAGATTTCCTCAACACAGTGGAGCCCAGCCGCGGGTTCAGTTTCAGTTTTATGGAGTCCCAACTCTCTTCATG AACAACCCGGATGGGAAGATCCTGAACACTTATGTGGTCTCAGCCAGTGTCACCAATGCCAGTGGCCCCATCAAGGAcctagaggaggatgtagaggtgACACTACATCACTTGACGTCCAATCCA CTTGGCAAGGAGGTGCAGTGTGTCTACTGGGACTTCAATCAAAATG AAGGAAGGGGAGGATGGGAACAGCATGGATGCAGGAAGCACAACACCAGTGCTGACTATACCACATGCCTGTGTGACCACCTCACTCATTTTGGAGTACTTCTG GATGTATCCAGGACTCAAATCGACATACCAAATGAGGAAATTCTGACCATCATCACTCATCTGGGCTGCGGTGTGTCCTCCGTCTTCCTGGGAATCACTGTGTTGACATACACAGCATTTGA GAAGCTCCGCAGAGACTACCCATCCAAGATCCTCATTAACTTGTCTCTGGCGCTGCTGGGGCTCAACATGGTTTTCCTGGTCAACTCCTGGCTCTCCTCCTTTGGCAGCTATGGGCTTTGTGTGGCGGTGGCTTCCGCACTGCACTATTTCCTACTGGCCTCTTTCACCTGGATGGGCCTGGAGGCTGTGCACATGTACTTTGCCTTGGTCAAAGTCTTCAATGTTTATGTGCCCTCATACATCCTCAAGTTCTGCTCCCTAGGATGGG GAATCCCTCTGGCTATATGCTGCGTAGTTCTGGTTGTGAAGAGAGAGTCCTACGGCAGCTCCCTCGGCAGTGAGTCCATGGAACCACTAGATAACTCTGAGGCGTT CTGCTGGATCCAGGATGAAGTGGCTTTCTATGTGTCTGTGGTGGGCTACATTCTACTAGTGATGCTGTGCAACATGGCTATCTTCATGGTGGTCCTGGTCCAGATCCGCCACATGCGGGTCAATCAGCCGGCTGGCATCCACAGCGGCCTCCTTCTGCAGGACCTGAAGGGTGTTTCCAGTCTCACCTTCCTGCTGGGTCTCACCTGGACTGTGGCTTTCTTCGCCTGGGGGCCAGCCAAGGTTCCCTTCCTCTACCTCTTCTGTGTCCTCAACAGTCTGCAAG GGTTCTTTATATTTCTGTTCCATTGTCTGATGAAGGAGAATGTGAGAAAACAATGGAGAATCCATTTGTGCTTTGGCCGCTTCAGACTCCAAGACTACTCTG AGTGGAGCCAGACTTTTACAGTTGGTGCCAAATCCAGACCTAACCCTCTGGTGCGCATGCCCTCAGTGAGGTCCATCAAGTCCAGTGCCACAGAAAGCACCTCAGCCTCCTCCGACTCCAGTCAACGACAGGTCTCCATCAGAAGACCTAACTTGA ACCTTGTGTATGAGAATAACTTGGCACTACCACTTGTCCAACGTAACTCCACTCCTCTACCTCACAAAAGTGCCTCTTTCCCAGAGGAGGGGCACTGCGAGGGGCCCTCTTGGCAAGACGGATCTCACCCAAGACATCGGCTACCCATTCCTTAA